The genomic region CGTGATCGCCCGGCTGACCGGCGGCGCCGCGCACGTCACCGACCCCAGCAACGCCAGCCGAACGCTTCTCTACGACCTCGAGAAGGGCGGCTGGTCCGACGAGCTGTGCGAGCTGTTCGACGTCCCGAAGGCCGCGCTGCCGGAGGTGGTGCCGAGCTCCGGCGTCGTCGGCACCACCGACCCCGACGCGTTCCTCGGGCTCGCGCTGCCGATCGCCGGCATCGCCGGCGACCAGCAGGCCGCCCTGTTCGGGCAGGCCTGCTACTCCGCCGGCATGAGCAAGTGCACCTACGGCACCGGCTCGTTCGTGCTCACCAACACCGGATCGGAGGTCGTCCGCTCGGACGCCGGCCTGCTCACCACCGTGGCCTGGGACCTCGGCGACGGCCTGGTCTACGCGCTGGAGGGCGCGATCTTCGTGACCGGATCGGCGGTGCAGTGGCTGCGCGACGGGCTCGGGATGATCGACTCCGCCAACGAGATCGAGGGCCTGGCCCGCACGGTGCCCGACTCTGGCGACGTCGTCTTCGTGCCGGCGCTGACCGGAATGGGCGCACCGCACTGGGACCCGCACGCCCGCGGCGCGATCCTCGGCATCACGCGCGGCACGACCCGGGCACACCTGGCGCGGGCCACGCTGGAGGCAATCGCGTTCGAGGTGCGCGACGTCGTCGACGTGATGGTCGACGAGGCGGGGCTCGAGGTGCCGGAGCTGTCGGCCGACGGCGGTGCCAGCGCCAACGACCTGCTCCTGCAGCTGCAGGCCGACCAGCTCGGCGTCCCCGTCCGGCGGCCGAAGGTCACCGAGACGACGGCGCTGGGTGCGGCCTTCCTGGCCGGTCTCGGCACCGGGGTGTGGGGCAGCACCGACGAGCTGGCGCAGACGTGGGCGCTGGACCGGCGGTTCGAGCCCGAGGAGGGCCGGCG from Blastococcus colisei harbors:
- the glpK gene encoding glycerol kinase GlpK encodes the protein MPVLAIDAGTTGVTALVVGEQGDVLARGYREFAQLFPRPGWVEHEPDDIWTATVAACREALAGTDTEPTCVGITDQRETAVVWDRRTLRSPRPAIVWQDRRTTGICDRLRDEGSEPRVAELTGLRLDPYFTATKYCWLAAEEPRVWAGVRDGSLVLGTVDSYVIARLTGGAAHVTDPSNASRTLLYDLEKGGWSDELCELFDVPKAALPEVVPSSGVVGTTDPDAFLGLALPIAGIAGDQQAALFGQACYSAGMSKCTYGTGSFVLTNTGSEVVRSDAGLLTTVAWDLGDGLVYALEGAIFVTGSAVQWLRDGLGMIDSANEIEGLARTVPDSGDVVFVPALTGMGAPHWDPHARGAILGITRGTTRAHLARATLEAIAFEVRDVVDVMVDEAGLEVPELSADGGASANDLLLQLQADQLGVPVRRPKVTETTALGAAFLAGLGTGVWGSTDELAQTWALDRRFEPEEGRRDDGRHARWRAALPRAGGWTR